The nucleotide sequence AATGTCTTAAGTGTATTGTaatgcaaaaccaaaacaataccGGACCGAACGAAATCACTGTAACATATACTGTGTGAACTTCTGGGGAAACGTTCAGGTGTGTGGAATAGATAATAACATTATCATTAAATATCGAAGGCTAGAATctgattttttactttttatgttCTTTGAAGTGATAACCTGTTTTTTTCGCAAGTATCTTAATTTCCAATGATCCCTTTGGCAAATACATCATTCAACAGATCAAAAGCAAATTACACTGAGACTCGGTGGCAGAGTAGCACCCACAGCATTCGTCTCCCATTCTCCATCCCCTTCGCTGCATGTCTCAACCGCCACCTCATTTACTCTTCAAAGCGAGAGCGAAGCATCTGTCTATTACGAGGTGCCTGGGGCGCTCTGCAGAGTTGTGTTAAGTAATAACAACCAGTGACGTCAAAGGCTCTCCGCCTgagctggagagagggagggcgagGGGGCGAAAAATGGATAAAAAGCcctgagaggagggggaggcagacaTGAAGCAGTCGTGTGTGAGCCTTAGAGACCGATGTGATTTCTCCTCCTCAAATTTTTCCTCGTCAATTatcactcccccccccccccccccccccctcccctgctgCCTCAGAGCAAAGCAGAAGAGGTCGATTATGCTCCGTCACATATCTGCTGCTGAGCAGAGTAATGTATCTGGTCCTATCACAGGAGCCTGTATGTTTATGTCATAGAGCAACAGTGAAGGAGGACAGTCTGTGCTGTTGGTGGGGGAGTCacgtttgttttcatcacaggGATGTTAGATCGAGGTCTCCTGACAACTGCTTGTTTATATAATACAATGTCTTTGAGGTGTATCATTAAATACCAGGATATCCTACACCTCCTCAGTGTTATACTCCCTGAGTGTAAACAATCCTTTAAACAGCTCATCTCTCCTGAGTTTGGTTTTCACAAAACATGAAGATGAGTCACAGTGTTTGGTAAAATTTCTCATTTCACTTCATGTGTCCCACTGGCCACATTCAAAGCACTGGCGAccgatgggagggggggggattAGAAATAGTGACAGAAGTGGCAGCGAGTGCAGGATGCATTAGAGGATTACACCCTAAGACAACGCAGCCGTCTTAGTGTGGCTCATTACGGCTGTTGACCTTGCTCTCATGACTTGGAAATACAGACACTACAAGCAAGCCCTAGCACATAATGTACACACTGACAGAGCATAAGAGCCGAGCACAGTTTCCAACCACCATTACCAGCAGCTATCAGAAAATGTCTGTGGTCCTGGAGGACATTTGACGTTAGCTTGCACTGAGctgtttacattaaaaacagcCCACGAGGCCTCGTCAGGACTGTGGAGGTCGCACTGTTGTTGTAAGCCGTCTCGCTCTCCCTTCCCACTTTCCCTCTGAGCTACATTGAGAATGAGAATCTACGGGGCGACATCAAAACATATAATTTCTCCTCTATCCTGCCCCTCGCCTGGATGTGCCGTCTTTCCCATGTATATTCGATCCCCACACCGGTTTCCGTGGGAGccctttcacacacattttacagctCACAaatgagcacatgactctgccTGGCAAGCCTTTAAGTGCATGAAGAATGTCTGAAGGTCCACGCTGTCAGCAGATATATACCCACAGCAACAGGCCTGCCTTCCCATACAAGACCACCTGCTGTGATGACAAAAATAAGGCTCCACACCGGGGTGCAAAACACTGTGACATTAAGCAtcgattttttttaaagtcctgTCTTTATACTTATaatttttagatattttcttATTTGGATTTGTCTTTTTACGTCTTATACTTAATTTGGACTTGCAGTTACCTCCGCCAAgaaagttatgtttttgtctgcgcttgtttgtgtgtcagtcagcAGGATTAGAGAAAAACTACTGGGCGGAGTATTACAGAACTAGTTGGAGGggtgcagtatgggtcaggaaagaattCATTGTTTTCGAATCAGAGGGAGGATCACTTCCCTTAACAACAGCAGATCTGCTGTCTGTCAACATTTtggttgatttctcagaggatAGTTGATCGAGGGGGGTGCTCTTATTTATGCGAGCAGGCAATtttgtgcagattcaaataaaaatccacatcTGGCGTATTTAAAAAGGGACTGCTGggctatctatctgtctatccatctgtctgttctctctctctatcattccatccatcccatatatattataattagaATAACACTCACTTTAGTCTCTCTTACATTAAACTACAACATTAATGATGAGGCAATGTTTCATACATACTAGTGCTGAACGTTTTTTccatttacacacacgcacactcacgcgcacacacacgtaaaGTTGCACTGACATTGTGCAGCGGTGACTTcacatcatgcacacacacacacacacacacacacacacacacacacacacacacacacacacgcacacatacacacacacacacacacacacacacacacacacacacctcggtGTGTTTCCGTGCACTTTAAATTTGGCAACAGCGTGCGTTCAGCCGAGCGATGACGTGCGCTGCCTGCATCAGCACCTTGGATACGGACCCACCACTCACCGCAGGGCTCCTGCCCCGCTCTGCACCAATCAGCGCCCGTGTTTTCCACACAGCATTCCGCACCACCCACACGGCTGCCAGCTGTATTGTTCCGCTGTGGGGAATCTCCTGTTTGTGCGTCCACCTAAAAGCACAACACGTTTTCATGCTGCACTCAAGATCCTGCATGTGCACATGAATAACACACATTGGATGTAAGTGTGATTGTAGTGGATGAAGTGCGTTATTAACTGAAGTGTTGGTAATATGGTGcattctttaaaatgtgttagaGCAGTTCATATGTTCGTGGATGACAAGGTTCGATCAGTAAAACACTTCATCGCTTCATCACGGTGCAGGATTATTAAAAGTTAGTTGAAACCGGAacatctttataaataaataatctccGTCTGAACATTCATTATTTCTGCTGTCAGCACAGACCCAAGTTATCTGTGACGTAAGCGCTCATCACAGGCGTCCCTCCCCCCTGGTTCACATGTGCCTGATCGACGCCGCCCCTCGGCCAATCAGAGCGCGGCGCCGAGGGCGGGACTCTCGCTTCGGGACCAATCGTGGCCGCTCGTATTGTTTTGACCTCCGGGACCGCATCACCGCCCACCTCGTGCCCACGGCGGAGGGAGGCTATAAATACAGGCAGCGCCGCGCGTGGAGTGGGACGAAGTTGCAAAACTCCCGAGTAGGAGGGAGCCGCCGCGCGAGCCTGCACACCGAGGAAGAGGAGCGAGGAAGAGCGACGCCAAATAAccttaaaagaagaaaagactaaaaaaaaaaaaaaaaaaacagcaaccgAAGCAAACCGTCAATCCTCCGAAATCTACACGTACTGGAATACTCTTTTTCTATTGTTGATCATATACTCTATGTGAAGAAAGTATTTATACTtcgttttttttctatttgcactaACTAACGGTACTTCAGAACTACTgagaatctttattttttacaaaaagtGAGTATCCTCGTGtgcttgttgtgttttaatgggTTTACTGGGGTTCTGTTCACACTAAGCTGATTTGCTGCGTCAGAtagggaggggtgtgtgtgagagagagcgtgCACACAGGCGCGTGCACGTGTGATAAAACTGTATAGTTTtacacctttctttctttctttttttttttttttattcccatcGGACTCGAACCCGTGCTGCTGGATTTACAACGTGTTGCACGTTTTTATTTCCATCGCTGACAGGAAGTTGTATTGAAATTATAGCATCgctgctttttattatttatttatttaattatacgAATTCAAACCTGTCACCATGTCGCAGCTGTGACGAATCTGCTACAGGCGACTGTTTCCAGGAGGAGATGGATGTTGCGGTTATTTTCCTGTGCAGCTCGAATAGgaatgaaaaacatcaacattcaCGTATTTAAAGAGTCTGtatcctctcctccagctcagaGTCTTTAAcagtctgtgtctctgaacGTCACTGTGCAGTTTGTCATATATCATCTGAGTATTTCCTCCTTGTCTGTGCAAGAATACCAAACATATGGGTGTTGCCATATTCCTTATTtcgacatttttttttttttttaatgtagcaAGGGATCTGACTCATGTGTTGCAGTGTATTCAGCCCCAGATTGTCAGCTCTGAAATCTTCCCCGAATTTATTTCCTTGCCGAATTATTTCCAGCACACATAGCACCCCCCTCAGTTTGGCTTTCCTTAATTAAATGCAACAACCTCACATTAGTTTTCCTGCTGTATCGGTTCTGTCCGGTGTTGTTATGTAACAGGATTCCTGAGTCCAAGTGTGGGGTTTGACAGATAAACTACATGTGCACAGGCCAGTGACTGATGAGGAAGAAGGGTGATCTTTTATTATTCGGTcaacatctgtgtgtttatttctgtgtgttgctgtgattcTGTCTCTTGTGTGACAGCTTATAATATGGGAGCTCACAGCAGTCAAAATGGCAAACGATCACTGGAACTCCAAACAGACACCTAATAATTAAAAGTGTTCAAAAGATTCGTTAGAGatgtgttgtttaaaatgtgcatcTACTTGTGAAGTTATGTTTGACTCTCTAAACaaatcattaaatgttttttctattCTCTCCCCATTgttgcaggaaaaaaatatcACACCCCGCGAAAGAACACCACTTCTACAAAACCAGCACTTTTGCTTTTAAACCTGTTTTACCCAAGTCCCGGTTGCTTTTTGCCATCCTGCCGGGAGAACATCTGTGTTGCCAACCACGGATAAACAAAGCAGAACCAGTGGACACACTCAAGGTCAGACACACCTATTCTTCACACACCTGGTAAACTTCAGCAGTTAGCTATGCAGCTTGAAATCCAAGTAGCTCTCAACTTCATCATCTCGTACCTGTACAACAAACTGCCAAGGCGACGGGTCAACATTTTTGGCGAGGAGCTGGAGCGCCAACTGAAGCAGAAATACGAGGGCCACTGGTACCCTGACAAGCCATACAAGGGCTCAGGATTCAGATGCATTCACGTGGGGGAGAAGGTGGACCCTGTGGTGGAGAAGGCAGCCAAAGAGAGCGGGCTGGACATTGAGGATGTCCGCAACAACCTGCCCCAGGACCTCAGCGTGTGGATTGACCCCTTTGAGGTGTCCTATCAGATCGGGGAGAAAGGGCCCGTCAAAGTCTTGTACGTTGATGACAGCAACGAAAGTGGAGCTAGTAACGGGGGACTTGATCTGGACAAGGAAATCAAGAACAGTTTCAATCCCGATGCACAGGTCTTCATGCCCATAAACGAGCCTGCGAATGGCGCCTCCCCAGGCTCCAGCTCGCCCTCTCCTCCTTTCGGCCACTCGGCAGCAGTCAGCCCCACATTTATGCCCCGCTCCACGCAGCCCTTAACCTTCACAACAGCCACCTTCGCCGCCACCAAGTTTGGCTCCACTAAGATGAAGAGCAGCGGgcgcaacaacaacaacaatggcggTGGCGGCAGTAGTACTGCGAACAAAGTGGCACGCACCTCTCCCACCAATCTGGGCCTGAATGTGAACAGTCTCCTGAAACAGAAAGCCATCTCCACCTCCATGCACTCTCTGTACGGGTTGGGCCTCggagcacagcagcagcatcagaaaCCCTCGGCCCTGTCGCCCAATGCCAAGGAGTTTGTGTTCCCCAGCCTGCAGGGCCAGGGCAGCCAGAGTGCTCTGTTCCCTGGGGACAGCTCGCTCAGCCTCAGCCCGCTGCAGTACAGCAATGCCTTTGACATGTTTGCGGCCTACGGTGGCCTTAACGACAAGTCCCTCATGGATGGCTTGAATTTCAGCTTGAACAACATGCAGTATTCTAACCAGCAATTCCAGCCAGTTATGGCCAACTAGTACATGTAAAGGTACTACCTAAGCTACTACATCACACAGAAACGACCAGAGATAATGTGAGGgggggaaacaaacaaaaatgcacattaaaaaaaaaaagtttaaaaaagtgtAAACAAGAACAGAATGTCAAGGATAAAAGGAAAAAGTGACTTGTCAACTGTAAGATCTGTGTTCCGAGTCTATAAGAGCATGAGCCCGAGGGTGAATTACTTTGCCCCCttgagttttacttttttttttccccttaaacGATGAAGCTTGTAGTACAAGATGTCCAAGCTACGTTACCTAATCTTCAACATGCATCATTGTCATTTCTTTTGCCAACCaagcacaaaatattttttttatgtgactgttttaagatattaaaaaaagacaaaaaatataaatacacaccacAAGTCATGGCCTCTTTCAGTATTTAAACATAACTGGACGCCGCCAGTTTTTCAAGAAATTGGCATAAATAAGTGGGATTTCCTGGTCTTTTTTCTAATTGTATAATTTAATTTAGTACAGAGTTTGTAAAATATCAGAGTATCTATTGTTTCTACGACATGGTATTGCATTTATATCTTTTTACTACTCCAGTGATCTGTGATGGCTGCAGCaactttatgttttctttttttattgaaattataaaatgaatcatctttaaaaaaaacattgactattCTAAAGATTGTGTACAGAATATTCCGTAGTGGTGGGATTTAAGAATATTTGctttttttggaaaaaaaacataagagtTGTATTTTCTGTTAAGAGTTTAAAGATTTTTGCTAtattatggacaaaatgtaaTCGTATATTAATTTTGTACCTACATTGTGCAATACTTGATAAAACAAACGGTATAACAAAGTATTCTGAGTCAGTGTCTTACATGTTAAGAGGGACTGATAGTTTATTAAGTTTGTATTAAAACGCTTGAAAATAATTATGCTTCTTCAGTTTGTCATTGGTTGTTGTGGTTTAAATGGTTGCGAAAGGTCTTACAGGACATTATATATGAGTCTAACATGTCAGGGCAAATCCACTGAAGTCTGGAGAATCAGGTTTTTTCTAAATACACCCACATCCATTTTTAAACACCTGTTTGGCTACATTGGGATATCTTTAGCACAGAGTCTTACACATTACTGTGTTATGTTAATGAGTCTTATGCAGAACTAAAGCTGCGACACATTTAATATCCTCCACCAGTAACCTAGATACATTTGTACACAAGCGTCACCATGAGCCCTCAGCAACACTTGCTCATGCCATGCAGGCTGTGTTGGTTAACAGTTGCCCTTGGGCCAAGTGTGATTACACATATGGATACAGTGAGTGTTATAGTGTCAGATGCATGACTCAACTGCTCTgccatcaaatacatttcagaGACACAAACTATAAGCTCAGGCAGAAAGCTTGTACTGAAGGcagaagcatttaaaaaaaaaaacgctcagtgatgaaaacacagatttggtTCTGTACCAATAAAATACAATcgtgtgaaaaaacaaaaattgcTTTTTAGTAACTTTCCcagcatcaccaccaccatgaaaatgtgtgagtgaaaggTTAGGCAGACACCTTCTCAGATGAAAAACAGAATGCTGAAGTGCTTGTACGCAATATACTGAATCCCTCCCAGCTCCAGGGTGCTgttcctctgacctctgacccctggaGAGGAGACCAGAATAGAAATCCTCCCTGCAGGGAGTCAGCAGAGTCATTATTAACTGTAGTAATAAAACAGATCACACAGAACTGGAAAACAGTGTTGGAGTGTGTAACTGAATGCCAAACTGGTCACTTACATTTCACCCAGTGTCCTCGAGGATATGGCCTGTTAATGGATAACTATGCAGGGTAGAAGGAGATCCACACATGTAGATAATAAGAGACTGATGTAATGTACTGGGGGTGGAGAAGTAAAAGATAGTTAGCTGAGCTGAATTGGTTCAAACTGAAGCTAAGTCtgattcattaaaataaactcTCTTTCTAAAGAATTAATTCAAaactagacacacacataaggCAGcgtttttttgtgatatttagcAATTGACATTGTTCCATGATAATAATGTAATGATTAATACTAATAATTAGTTTGATAGCAGAGTTGAAAATCCAGATATGGTTTATAGCAGAGATAACTGTTCAGTcgtagtttttaaaagaaacaacgTATGAAAAATTCAGAGgaaaattcattttttgaaGACCAGCATCTGAACTTCCAATGCTAAAGTTGAGACCTGTGTTGTGTTACTGATGAGAGGTTGTTGGACTGTGTCGTGCCAGCGCCGGTTGACTAAAATCACCCTGACCCTGCTGGCATATCATGTTCCCACTGGGGCTGGCTCATCATCGCCTGTCTGTCTGCGTGTCCCCTGATACACTTTGCGCTCGATGGGCTGTGTAAAGTTCAGTGCGTTTCCGAGGGGTTTATCTCAGCTGCTGTCACCGTGTGTGTTACAGAGTCtggtggagggtggggggtgttTTGTTTATCTTGGTCTGTGGCACAGCGAGTGTGCACGTATGATCACCCGGGTGGATGTTTGTGCGGAACAGATGATGGGttgtgatttcattttctttttagtgtgaatgtgaatatttgtttttctctatatGTCAGCTCTGTGAAAGACCGCTCACCTATCATGCCTCTTCCCCTCAGCTAATTCTGCCCCACacactgtttacatcacatctCGGTACTAAACTATCCAAGATGGAGTTAGAGGCAGAAGAGCAGCTTTCTCTTTCTGCAAGTTTTGcagattaaaaaatgtatctTATTTTATGTTGTAATTAAATTGCAGGCAAACTTTGTTAAGTCATCACCAATTTGTTTTGAAGACAGTTAAAGGCAAAATGACCCTTACCCACAATACATGTGATACACTCTTCTAAGATACACTAATTTTGACTTTTTCCTTAAAGCTATGGTTGGTAATCCTAGAAGAGCTAGCAAGAGCCCACTACACCCTGAAAAAAGGCAACCAATGTACCCCATCCTATTTGCTCtctattttcttatttcccAAGCTCACAAACATCCCAAGGTGTGAGTGAAGGGCAGCAGAGGAACGAGGGGAGATAGTGATAAAAATAGTGTGTGAAAGTGTCATGTGGAGGATGCCATTAAAATACAGCACTGAGAATACCTTAGTAAGTCGAAACTGAGAGTGGGATCTGCATAGTAGATGtaacacaaagagagagggaatggGATAAGCGTGCAGTTATGTGAGGGCGAGAGAGTGAAACACTGCCAGTGCCATTACTGGTACTAATCCGGTGCCAAGCAAACCCCTTGGCCCAACCCACCCCGGTAACCCCTTCGCCTGTCATAAAAACAGGTGGTGTTCAGCTCAGCTTGTGGTCCTCGCCAGCCGACAAGGCCGTATGGTAATGTCGCCTtcctcaacaaaaaaaacacaaaacagttaATGGCTTTTCCGTCCCTTGCCTTCCTTCAACCCCTCACCCCCATCTATTTCTGGAAGCAGGCTGGTGCTGATTGAGCAATGATAAGCCGGGGGGAATAGTTCTTTGCTCTGAACATTGCTTCACTACACCTCATGTGTATCTCACGGTGGAAAGCAGAGGATCTCAACCCAGTGTAGAAGAATCAACACGCGTCCGATCCCTTGAGGATTTCGGAGGCGTTCAGCAAGCACGACAGATCCGACTTCTTTAGCAGCTCGCCTCTAGCGCACATTAAGGCGAATGGTAACATTTGTTGACTGGACTCGCAGTCGAAGCTTAAGTGACTGTCGAGGGTATTGACACAGTTGCTT is from Paralichthys olivaceus isolate ysfri-2021 chromosome 5, ASM2471397v2, whole genome shotgun sequence and encodes:
- the LOC109639442 gene encoding protein Tob1-like; the protein is MQLEIQVALNFIISYLYNKLPRRRVNIFGEELERQLKQKYEGHWYPDKPYKGSGFRCIHVGEKVDPVVEKAAKESGLDIEDVRNNLPQDLSVWIDPFEVSYQIGEKGPVKVLYVDDSNESGASNGGLDLDKEIKNSFNPDAQVFMPINEPANGASPGSSSPSPPFGHSAAVSPTFMPRSTQPLTFTTATFAATKFGSTKMKSSGRNNNNNGGGGSSTANKVARTSPTNLGLNVNSLLKQKAISTSMHSLYGLGLGAQQQHQKPSALSPNAKEFVFPSLQGQGSQSALFPGDSSLSLSPLQYSNAFDMFAAYGGLNDKSLMDGLNFSLNNMQYSNQQFQPVMAN